In Candidatus Abyssobacteria bacterium SURF_5, one DNA window encodes the following:
- a CDS encoding sulfide/dihydroorotate dehydrogenase-like FAD/NAD-binding protein, translated as MHKIVKTESLAPSMFLMEVEAPKIAAKRKPGQFIMLRIDETGERVPFTISDGNTETGTITIVYQVVGKTTAQMAALKPGDSILDVVGPLGKPTHMEKVGTVCCIGGGTGIAIAYPIAKGLREAGNKVLSILGARTKELLFYEDQVRSISNELLVCTDDGSYGQKGLVTEMLKQLIDRGEQLKLVVAIGPVPMMKFVAKMTKEYNIPTIVSLNPIMIDGSGMCGGCRVSVGGATKFVCVDGPEFDAHQVDFELLTKRLASYREEEAKSYDLYKHNCKLGRG; from the coding sequence ATGCACAAAATAGTGAAAACAGAATCACTTGCCCCTTCCATGTTCCTCATGGAAGTCGAGGCGCCCAAAATCGCCGCAAAGCGAAAGCCCGGCCAGTTTATCATGCTCAGGATAGACGAGACCGGCGAGCGGGTGCCCTTTACCATCTCGGATGGCAACACCGAGACCGGCACGATCACCATCGTTTACCAGGTGGTCGGCAAGACAACCGCCCAGATGGCGGCGCTCAAACCGGGCGATAGCATTCTTGACGTGGTCGGCCCGCTTGGAAAACCCACGCACATGGAGAAAGTCGGGACGGTATGCTGTATCGGCGGCGGGACCGGCATCGCGATCGCGTATCCAATAGCAAAGGGTCTGCGTGAAGCCGGAAATAAAGTGCTCTCAATCCTCGGGGCGCGCACCAAGGAATTATTGTTTTACGAGGATCAGGTGCGCTCTATCAGCAATGAGCTGCTGGTTTGCACCGATGACGGCAGCTACGGCCAAAAAGGGCTCGTTACCGAAATGCTCAAGCAACTGATCGACCGCGGCGAGCAACTCAAACTGGTCGTCGCCATCGGCCCGGTTCCCATGATGAAGTTCGTGGCGAAGATGACCAAAGAATACAACATCCCCACTATTGTCAGTTTGAATCCGATCATGATAGACGGCTCCGGCATGTGCGGCGGCTGCCGCGTCAGTGTCGGCGGCGCCACAAAATTCGTTTGCGTGGACGGGCCGGAGTTCGACGCTCATCAAGTGGATTTCGAGCTGCTCACGAAGCGCCTCGCCTCATACCGAGAAGAAGAAGCCAAGTCCTATGATCTCTATAAACACAATTGCAAACTAGGCAGGGGTTGA
- the mobB gene encoding molybdopterin-guanine dinucleotide biosynthesis protein B: MVPVVSIVGKSDSGKTTLIEKIIPILKRRGYRVGTVKHDVHGFEMDREGKDTYRHFHSGADAVLISSPTKLALIRRAEREIPLDELVKRYYSDLDIVITEGFKRVNMPKIEVFRSVIHDQPLCTSADNRIAIASDTPLEVDCPWFDIDDAEAIADFIEQHLLKRGSGVSS, from the coding sequence GTGGTCCCTGTAGTATCCATCGTCGGCAAGAGCGACAGTGGCAAGACCACTCTGATCGAAAAAATCATCCCGATCCTCAAGCGGCGGGGATATCGGGTCGGGACGGTAAAACACGACGTCCACGGGTTCGAAATGGACCGCGAAGGGAAGGATACCTACCGGCACTTCCACTCCGGCGCCGACGCGGTGCTGATATCTTCGCCGACCAAGCTGGCGCTTATCCGGCGGGCAGAGCGGGAAATTCCGCTGGACGAACTTGTGAAGCGCTACTATTCGGACCTGGATATCGTGATAACCGAAGGATTCAAACGGGTCAACATGCCGAAAATCGAAGTTTTCCGTTCGGTAATTCACGACCAGCCGCTGTGTACATCGGCAGATAACAGGATTGCCATAGCCAGTGACACACCGCTCGAAGTCGATTGTCCGTGGTTTGACATCGATGATGCCGAGGCGATTGCAGATTTTATAGAACAGCACCTTTTAAAGCGTGGCAGCGGGGTTAGCTCATAA
- a CDS encoding molybdopterin molybdenumtransferase MoeA — MICFDEALKIVLDSVQPTERIELPLLNALGLVAAEEVESAERIPPFDNSAMDGYAVRAQDTAGASKDRPAELKVILNLPAGKHTDRTVGPGEAIRIMTGAPIPAGADTVVQVELTERLSDGAVKILQEHEKNKNIRMAGEDIFIGQKVLTAGEEITPAKLGLLASIGRANLRVYRRPRVAILATGDELVNPGEPLAPGKIRNSNSYTMIAQTRICGAEPAYLGIARDTKEDVRDHIQDGMSADVILTSGGVSVGDYDYVKDAFQELGVEFRFTKVAIKPGMPTVFGLWRGKLVFGLPGNPVSSMVIFEEFVRPALLKMMGKCKLRRPLIEAVLEGDVKKNPERMHLVRGIVRREADGYRVSTTGPQGSGILLSMDHANGIMMLPKGIQLKKGDRVKVQLITLPEVD, encoded by the coding sequence ATGATCTGTTTCGATGAAGCCCTGAAAATCGTGCTCGATTCCGTCCAGCCGACCGAGCGGATCGAGCTTCCCTTACTGAACGCGCTCGGACTTGTGGCGGCTGAAGAAGTCGAGTCGGCCGAGCGGATTCCGCCTTTCGACAATTCCGCAATGGATGGCTACGCTGTCCGCGCGCAAGACACAGCGGGCGCCTCGAAAGACCGGCCCGCCGAGCTTAAAGTCATCCTGAATTTGCCCGCGGGAAAGCATACCGACCGGACAGTCGGACCGGGCGAAGCCATTCGCATTATGACTGGCGCTCCTATCCCCGCAGGCGCAGATACCGTGGTTCAGGTAGAACTGACCGAGCGCCTTTCCGACGGCGCCGTCAAGATTCTGCAGGAACATGAAAAAAACAAGAATATCCGGATGGCCGGCGAAGATATTTTCATTGGACAAAAAGTCTTAACGGCGGGTGAGGAAATTACTCCCGCAAAATTGGGGCTTCTGGCTTCGATCGGCCGCGCAAACCTGCGCGTTTACCGCAGGCCGCGCGTGGCGATTCTGGCCACCGGCGACGAACTCGTAAACCCGGGCGAGCCGCTCGCCCCAGGTAAAATCCGCAACAGTAATTCATACACCATGATCGCACAGACTCGCATATGTGGCGCCGAACCGGCTTATCTCGGTATCGCGAGAGACACGAAGGAGGACGTGCGGGATCATATCCAGGATGGCATGTCGGCGGATGTGATTCTCACCTCCGGCGGCGTTTCCGTCGGCGATTACGATTATGTGAAGGATGCATTCCAGGAACTTGGCGTTGAATTCCGTTTCACCAAAGTTGCAATCAAGCCCGGAATGCCCACCGTTTTCGGCCTGTGGCGCGGCAAACTGGTTTTCGGGCTCCCGGGCAATCCGGTTTCTTCAATGGTTATCTTCGAGGAATTTGTCCGGCCCGCCCTGCTGAAGATGATGGGTAAATGCAAGCTTCGCAGGCCGCTGATCGAAGCCGTTCTCGAAGGAGACGTAAAGAAGAACCCCGAGCGGATGCACCTGGTCCGTGGAATAGTTCGCAGGGAAGCGGACGGATATCGTGTTTCGACGACCGGACCACAGGGTTCCGGCATCCTTCTTTCAATGGACCACGCCAACGGGATCATGATGCTTCCAAAGGGAATCCAACTGAAAAAAGGCGATCGCGTGAAGGTTCAGCTTATAACTTTGCCGGAGGTCGATTGA